The window CGAACTAGACGTTCGGGGTGGGGGTGGTTCAGCTCTCGGCGGGTGCTTCGGCTGCTTCGGTACCGGTGGCGTTGCGCTGCTTCTCCTCCAGCGCGGCAGCCAGGCGGGCGACCTGGGACGCCGGCGCCTGGAACAGCGCGGCGGCCTGGGACAGCTTCGCCTTGAACGCGCCCGCCGCCTTGGCGAGCAGGACCTCACGGCTGTCGAGATCGGCGATCCGGTTGATCTCGTCCACGGACAGCGCTTTGCCGTCCATGTAGCCGCCCTTGATCACAAGCGCGTTGTTGTCCTTCGCGAAGTCGCGAAGCGCCTTGGCGGCGTCGACAGCCTCACCCTCGACGAAGGCGATGGCGGTCGCGCCGACGAACAGGTCCTCGAGCCCCGTGACGCCCGCATCTTCCGCGGCACGCTTGACGAGGGTGTTCTTCGCGACCCGGTACTTGGCACTGGTGCCGAGAGCGCGGCGCAGCTGGGACAGCTGGGACACGGAGAGGCCGGTGTACTGGGTAACGACGGTGGCCGAGCTGGTGCGGAAGCTCTCCGCGATCTCGGCGACGGCCGCCACCTTGTCGGGCTTCGCCATGGTCGCCTCCTCTCTTGGCTAGTGTTTCCACTGGCTGCGAAGGAGTCCCCCGAAACGACGAAACGCCCTCGCGCAAGCAGGCGCGGGGCGTCGTACGGCACACGTGGTGCCGAGCCTCGTTCCTCCTGCGCGGGCCGCCCGGCGAGTGCGGGACCTTCGTTCCCCTAGCGGGGAACACCAGCGGTCTTCGGTAGAACTTCCTCAAGAGTACCTTGTCAAGTCGGCAACCCTTCTCCACCCCCCACGTTCGCGGCGGCGTGGGGCATCATGGTCACGTGGCGGAGCAGCGCGATGACGGAAAGCCGGGCTCGGACATCGAACCGGCGGGCTCCAACCTGCCCGGTTCGCAGCCACCGATGGACCCGGCGCAGCTGGAGCAGTTCCGCCAGTTCCAGCAGTTCCAGGACTACCTGCGCTTCACGCAGTCCCAGCAGGGCAACCAGCCGGCCCCCGCTCCGGACGCCGGGATGGTCCAGGCGCCCCCTTCCCAACCGGCCACGCAACAGAGCGGCCAGCCCCCGGCGATCCCCCCGGGCTACCAGCTGGTCCCGGCCGAGCGCCGCCGGGCACCGCGCTGGCTGAGCTGGCTGGGCAAGAAGGTGATCGCGTGGGTCCTGGCGATCGTGATCCTCGGCGTGGCCGGCACGTGGCTGTACAACCACTTCTTCCCCAGCGACGCGGGCAAGACGTCCGCCCAGCTGGCCCAGGAAGGCGGCGGGAAGTACCAGACCAACCACATCCTGTCGACCAGCCCGTACGAAGCCGTGCGCGAAGTCTACGACGCCATCGCGCAGAACCTCGTCCCGCAGGCGTGCGGGCGGATGGACGAGCCCATCCAGCAGAAGTTCGCCCAGGACCTCGGCTACGCCGACTGCCAGGTCGCGGTCCACGAGCTGAACCGCAAGGTCACCAACAAGAACAAGTACGCCGAGTCGATGCCCTCGAGCGTCTCGGAGCCCTACCCGGGTGACCGGTTCACGATCAGCTCGTGCCAGTTCGGCATCGAGGGCGGCCCCGCGCTCGGCGCGTTCACCGTGGCGAAGGTGCCGAAGGGGCAGTGGCTGATCGTCGAGCACACCAACGAACCCACGCCCTGCCCCGCGGCGCCGCCGACCAGTTGACTCAGCGGGGGTGCGGCGCCGTCAGGAACGTCACCAGCGCCTCCGAGAACGCCGGTGACATCACCGCCGTCATGTGGTCGCCCGGGATCCGGACCAACCGGGCCCCCGCGATCGCCGCCGCGAGACGCTCGGGCTCCGCCGCCAGCAGGTCCTGGTCGCCTGCCAGCACCAACGTCGGGACGCCGATCGCCGACAGGTTCAAGCTCCCCTCCTGCGAAGCCAGCGCCACCGCCGCCAGCGCCTGGCGGTCACCGCCCGTTGCGTCGGCCAGCAGGCGGAACGGCACCCCCGAGGGCGGCACCGTGGAAGGGTCTTCGGCCAGCAAAGCCGAGGCGATCTCCGCCGGCTTCACCACCCGCAGGTCGACGCCGCCGAAGTCGACGATGCCTGCGCCCACGCCGCCCGTGGCCAGGCAGCGGATGCGCTTGTCCGCCGCCGTCGCGGTCAGGGCGATGATCGCGCCCATCGAATAGCCGACCAGGGAGACCTCGTCCAGGGCCAGCTCGTCGAGCAGCGCGGAGATGTCGCGGGCCATGCTGTCGCCCGTGTAGCGGCACTCGTCGTGGGGCTTCTCCGAACGGCCGTGGCCGCGGGCGTCCAGGGAGAGCACCGTCAGGCCGGCCGACCGCAGGGCCGCGACGACGCCGGTCGAGATCCAGTTCGCGTTCGTGTCGGCCGCGAAGCCGTGTTGCAGCAGTACCGGGCGGTGGGCGGCGTCGCCCTCCCACACGGTGTAGTTCAACCGGAGGCCGTCGAACGACGCGAAAGTCGGCATGACCTCCATGAGACACGAAGAAAGGGCGCCCCCGCAGCAAGCGGGGACGCCCTTTCCGGTGATGTCCGACTCAGACGTTCGCGTCCTCGGAGAGGAGGTTGCGGGTCCGCAGCGGGTCGACCGGGATGCCCGGGCCCATCGTGGTGGTGAAGGTGACCTTCTTCAGGTAGCGGCCCTTCGCCGACGACGGCTTGGCGCGGAGGATCTCGTCCAGCGCCGCCGCGTAGTTCTCGACCAGCTTCTCCGTGTCGAAGGAAGCCTTGCCGATCACCAGGTGCAGGTTGGCCTGCTTGTCGACGCGGAAGTTGATCTTACCGCCCTTGATGTCCTTCACGGCCTTCTCGACCGCGGGGGTCACCGTGCCGGTCTTCGGGTTCGGCATCAGGCCACGCGGGCCGAGGATGCGGGCGATGCGACCCACCTTGGCCATCTGGTCCGGCGTCGCGATCGCGGCGTCGAAGTCGAGCCAGCCACCCTGGATGCGCTCGATCAGCTCGTCGGTGCCGACCGCGTCCGCACCGGCGGCTTCGGCCTCGGCGGCCTTGTCGCCGACGGCGAAGACGATGACGCGGGCGGTCTTACCGGTGCCGTGCGGCAGGTTCACGGTGCCGCGGACCATCTGGTCGGCCTTGCGCGGGTCCACCCCGAGACGCATCGCGACCTCGACGGTCGCGTCCATCTTGGTCTTGGAGGTTTCCTTCGCCAGCTTCGCGGCGTCGAGCGGCGCGTACAGGCGCGCCTTGTCGATCAGCTCCGCAGCCTGGCGGTAAGCCTTGCTGTGCTTGGTCATGCTTCTGTCCTTAACTTCGAAAACGGATCAGTGTGGTAGGAGCCAGCACTCGGCTCTCCCACGGGCAAAGCTGCAGACGTCAGGCGTCGACGACCGTGATGCCCATCGACCGGGCAGTACCGGCGATGATCTTCGCCGCCTGGTCGATGTCGTGCGCGTTGAGGTCGGTCTCCTTGGTCTTGGCGATCTCGCGGACCTGGTCCCAGGTGACCTTGGCGACCTTGGTCTTGTGCGGCTCGCCGGAGCCCTTCTCCACGCCCGCGGCCTTCAGCAGCAGCTTGGCGGCCGGCGGCGTCTTCAGCTTGAAGTCGAACGACCGGTCTTCGTACACGGAGATCTCGACCGGGACGACGTCCCCGCGCTGCGACTCGGTCGCGGCGTTGTAGGCCTTGCAGAACTCCATGATGTTGACGCCGTGCTGACCCAGGGCCGGGCCGACCGGCGGCGCGGGGTTGGCCGCACCCGCCTTGATCTGCAGCTTGATGATCGCCGCAAGCTTCTTCTTCTTGGGTGGCATTTCTTTTCCTGTCCTGTACTACGTTCCCCGCGTACCTGCCGTGGACGTGGGGACTGCGGCCGAGCGAGCGGCCGTCAGATCTTGGAGACCTGGGTGAACGACAGCTCGACCGGGGTCTCCCGGCCGAAGATCGACACCAGGACCTTCAGCTTCTGCCCGTCGACGTTGACCTCGGAGATCGTCGCCGGCAGCGTGGCGAACGGGCCGTCCATGACCGTGACCGACTCGCCGATCTCGAAGTCGACCTCGACGGCCGGGCCGCCGAGCGGGGCCGCCGTCGTGGCGGACTCGCCCTTGCCGGCCTTCGCCGGGGCTTCGCTTTCGACCTTCGGGGCGAGGAACTTCAGCACCTCGTCCACGGTCAGCGGCGACGGCCGCGAGGTGGCGCCGACGAACCCGGTGACGCCCGGCGTGTTGCGCACCGCGCTCCACGAGGCGTCGTTCAGGTCCATCCGGACCAGGATGTAGCCGGGCAGCACCTTGCGCTGCACCTGCTTGCGCTGGCCGTTCTTGATCTCGGTGACCTCTTCGGTCGGGACCTCGATCTGGAAGATGTAGTCCTCGACGTCCAGGGTCTGGGTCCGGGTCTCGAGGTTGGTCTTCACCTTGTTCTCGTACCCGGCGTACGAGTGCACGACGTACCACTCGCCGGGCGCGGCGAGCAGCTCGGCGCGCAGCGTGGCGACCGGGTCGTCGTCCGCCGCGGCGGGCTCGGCCTCGGCATCGTCGGCGGCGGCCTCGGCCACGCCCTCGGTGCTTTCGTCGTCAGCGGAAGCGGCTTCGTCGACCTCGTCGGACACCTCGACGGGCTCGAGGTGCGCGGACTCCTCGTCACCGAGTGCCGCGTGCACCTGCTCGTCGGAAAGCTCGGTCAGGTCGTGACCGGCTGATGTGCCGTTGTCGGAGGTCACGTTCCGTCCTCTCAGTTGATCATTGCCGGGGTCAGGCCGGGACCTGAGCCCCATCGGCGCGCGCCGAGGCGCGTCAGCCGAAGATCTTGCCGATGCCCCATTTGAATGCCAGGTCGAGCACGCTCACCAGGGCCACCATGAACACCACGAAGGCCAGCACGACCGCGGTGTAGGTGACCATCTGCTTGCGGTTGGGCCAGATGACCTTGCGCAGCTCCGCCCACACCTCGCGGATGAAGCGCACCAGCCGCGCGAACACGGAGGCCTTCTTCGCCTTCTGGTCCCGCTTCGGGGTCGGAGCGCCCTTCGCGTCGGGAGCGGTCTTCTCCCCCGACTTCCCGGCGGGCCGCGTCTTGTCGTCCGCACGTGCCGCGGACTTGCCCGCGGGACGAGCGGTCGCACGGCGCTCACGCCGGGCAGCAGCTGTGACGGGACGGGACGGGCTCTCAGGCTTCTGCCCGGTGCCATCCTGCTCCTGCTCGCCGCCGCTGGCGTCGCTGTCGCTCACGACCACTCCTCCGCTCCACCAGTTCCGTTACGCAGGGGTGACAGGACTTGAACCTGCAACCTGCGGTTTTGGAGACCGCTGCTCTGCCAATTGAGCTACACCCCTGTGGAGCACCGATTGCTCGGAGCCCCGGAGGACGCATTCCAGCGTCCCCACCATCCAGGCGGGGATGACCGTAGTGCGTTCCAAGTCCCGAAGTCTACGGCAAGCCTCACGAGAGCCCGCAACCGCGCCCCCCGATCGACCGCCGCACCTCGGCGGGCCTGCGGGAAACTCCCCGCCGGCCACCTGATCATGCCAGGATGTCCGCCATGACGAGGACCCCGGGCACCGACGCCCCGCCGTCCGGCCGTGGACCGGTGAGCGGGATGCGGCTCGGGCTGGCGCTCCCCCAGTACGGCACCCTCGCCGACCCCGCCGCCGTCGCGCGCTTCGCGACCGCCGCCGAGGGCCTGGGTTTCGGGTCCCTCTGGGTCGGCGACCGGATCCTGACGCCGCACGCGCCCTCGGACCTCTACCCGGGTGGCGGGACGCCGGAGCACCCGTACCCGAAGGAGTTCGAGACCTTCGCGGACCCGTTCACGACGCTCGCCACCGCGGCCGCGGTGACCCGCACGGCCCGCCTCGGGATGAGCGCCCTGACCGGCCCGGTCTATTCCCCGGTGCTGCTCGCCCGCACCCTGACCTCGCTCGACCTGGCCAGCGGCGGACGGCTGGACGTCGGCCTGGGGCTCGGCTGGCTGCGCGAGGAGTACTTCGCGACCGGTGTGCCGTGGGAGGGCCGCGGCAAGCGCCTCGAAGCCGTCCTCGACGCGCTCGAGGCGCTGTGGACCGGCGACCCGGTGGCGCACGAGGGCCCGCAGTGGCGGATCGCGCCGTCGACGGTCGGGCTGCGGCCGGCACAGGACCCGCGGCCGCCGGTGCTGCTCGGCGGGTTCTCCCCGCCCGCACTGGCCCGGGTGGGCCGCCGGGCGGACGGCTGGCTGGCGAGCTGGATGCCGAAGCAGTACCTGAGCGGCCTCTGGTCGGTCGCGCTCGAAGCGGCGGAGAAGGCCGGCCGCGACCCCGGCACCCTGCGGCGGGTCCTGCGGATCAACCCGCGCGCGGGCACCGGGGTCGAGTCGGTCGCGGACGTCGCGCCCTGCCTGGACGCGGCCCGCGAGCTGGGCATCACCGAGACGCTGGTCGACCTGCACTACGTCGCGAAGGACGTCGACCACGCCCTGGAGCTGGCGGCCGAACTGACCGCCTGAGGCGTCAGCTCTCGCTGTCGGCGAGGGTCGCGAGCGCCTGCGCCTTCGCGGCGTACTTCCACTTCGCGAGGTCACGGATCGTCTTGATCTTCAGCTCGGCGAGCAGTTCGTCGTGCTTCGGCGTGAGTCCTTCGAGCGCGGACGGCGGCGCGTCCAGCAGCTCCTTGATCGTCTTGTCCTCGTAGGCCTTGTCGACGAGCTTGTTCAAGTTCAGGCTCACTGCGCTTCTGCCCTTCTCGAGACGTCGAATCGAACGCGCCCACCCTCGCCGTGATCCCGCGCTCCCGCAACCGTCGCTCACCCACACAGGGTCGCCCAGCTAAAACCAGTTAGTTCTAGTACAGTTAGAACTATGCTCGTGCGGATCGACCCCAGCTCGACCGTCCCGCTCTTCGAACAGGTGGCGGCGTCGCTGCGGCGCGCCCTCGCGGACGGCCACCCGGCGCCCGGCGAGCAGCTGCCGCCCGCCCGCGAGCTGGCCGCGTCGCTGGAGATCAACGTCCACACCGTGCTGCGGGCGTACGCGGCGCTTCGCGACGAAGGCCTCATCGACCTGCGGCGACGCCGGGGCGCCGTCGTGATCGGCGGGGCTTCGGCGCGGGCGCGCCTGGCCGAACTGGCCGGCGAACTGGCCGGCGAGGCGAAACGCGCGGGCGTCGGGTTCGAGGAGCTCACCGGGATCCTGAAGGAGAAGTACTCATGACCAAGCTGATCCGGGTCCTGACCGCGACCGCCGTGCTGCCGGGCGCGGTGCTGGTCACCGCCGGGCTCCTCGCGAACGCGTGGGCCGGCCGACTGCCCGACCCCGTCGCGACGCACTGGAACGACGGGCCGGACGGCGCCACCCCGCGCGGGCTGTTCGTCGCCGTGTGCCTGGCGCTCGGCGCGGTCGCGACAGCGATCCTCACGGCGACGGCCGTCGCCGCGCTGCGCCGCGGGCGGCCGGTGCCCCGCGTGACCATCGGGGTGGGCGCCGGGTTCGCCGCACTGGCCCCGGCCACCCTGCTTTCGGTACTGGTGCCCAACCTCGACGTGCCGGACTGGCACGCGGTGCGCAGCGGCGCCGTCGTCGTGCTGTTCCTGGTGGGCGCGGCCGCGCTCGGCATCGTCGCGGC of the Amycolatopsis sp. NBC_01488 genome contains:
- the rplJ gene encoding 50S ribosomal protein L10 gives rise to the protein MAKPDKVAAVAEIAESFRTSSATVVTQYTGLSVSQLSQLRRALGTSAKYRVAKNTLVKRAAEDAGVTGLEDLFVGATAIAFVEGEAVDAAKALRDFAKDNNALVIKGGYMDGKALSVDEINRIADLDSREVLLAKAAGAFKAKLSQAAALFQAPASQVARLAAALEEKQRNATGTEAAEAPAES
- a CDS encoding alpha/beta fold hydrolase yields the protein MPTFASFDGLRLNYTVWEGDAAHRPVLLQHGFAADTNANWISTGVVAALRSAGLTVLSLDARGHGRSEKPHDECRYTGDSMARDISALLDELALDEVSLVGYSMGAIIALTATAADKRIRCLATGGVGAGIVDFGGVDLRVVKPAEIASALLAEDPSTVPPSGVPFRLLADATGGDRQALAAVALASQEGSLNLSAIGVPTLVLAGDQDLLAAEPERLAAAIAGARLVRIPGDHMTAVMSPAFSEALVTFLTAPHPR
- the rplA gene encoding 50S ribosomal protein L1; the encoded protein is MTKHSKAYRQAAELIDKARLYAPLDAAKLAKETSKTKMDATVEVAMRLGVDPRKADQMVRGTVNLPHGTGKTARVIVFAVGDKAAEAEAAGADAVGTDELIERIQGGWLDFDAAIATPDQMAKVGRIARILGPRGLMPNPKTGTVTPAVEKAVKDIKGGKINFRVDKQANLHLVIGKASFDTEKLVENYAAALDEILRAKPSSAKGRYLKKVTFTTTMGPGIPVDPLRTRNLLSEDANV
- the rplK gene encoding 50S ribosomal protein L11 gives rise to the protein MPPKKKKLAAIIKLQIKAGAANPAPPVGPALGQHGVNIMEFCKAYNAATESQRGDVVPVEISVYEDRSFDFKLKTPPAAKLLLKAAGVEKGSGEPHKTKVAKVTWDQVREIAKTKETDLNAHDIDQAAKIIAGTARSMGITVVDA
- the nusG gene encoding transcription termination/antitermination protein NusG, which codes for MTSDNGTSAGHDLTELSDEQVHAALGDEESAHLEPVEVSDEVDEAASADDESTEGVAEAAADDAEAEPAAADDDPVATLRAELLAAPGEWYVVHSYAGYENKVKTNLETRTQTLDVEDYIFQIEVPTEEVTEIKNGQRKQVQRKVLPGYILVRMDLNDASWSAVRNTPGVTGFVGATSRPSPLTVDEVLKFLAPKVESEAPAKAGKGESATTAAPLGGPAVEVDFEIGESVTVMDGPFATLPATISEVNVDGQKLKVLVSIFGRETPVELSFTQVSKI
- the secE gene encoding preprotein translocase subunit SecE, coding for MVVSDSDASGGEQEQDGTGQKPESPSRPVTAAARRERRATARPAGKSAARADDKTRPAGKSGEKTAPDAKGAPTPKRDQKAKKASVFARLVRFIREVWAELRKVIWPNRKQMVTYTAVVLAFVVFMVALVSVLDLAFKWGIGKIFG
- a CDS encoding TIGR03619 family F420-dependent LLM class oxidoreductase, producing MTRTPGTDAPPSGRGPVSGMRLGLALPQYGTLADPAAVARFATAAEGLGFGSLWVGDRILTPHAPSDLYPGGGTPEHPYPKEFETFADPFTTLATAAAVTRTARLGMSALTGPVYSPVLLARTLTSLDLASGGRLDVGLGLGWLREEYFATGVPWEGRGKRLEAVLDALEALWTGDPVAHEGPQWRIAPSTVGLRPAQDPRPPVLLGGFSPPALARVGRRADGWLASWMPKQYLSGLWSVALEAAEKAGRDPGTLRRVLRINPRAGTGVESVADVAPCLDAARELGITETLVDLHYVAKDVDHALELAAELTA
- a CDS encoding GntR family transcriptional regulator, which codes for MLVRIDPSSTVPLFEQVAASLRRALADGHPAPGEQLPPARELAASLEINVHTVLRAYAALRDEGLIDLRRRRGAVVIGGASARARLAELAGELAGEAKRAGVGFEELTGILKEKYS